A window from Leptothermofonsia sichuanensis E412 encodes these proteins:
- a CDS encoding potassium channel family protein produces the protein MRRSLKNILTGVICFLVIALIAVAGYVISGWSLIDAIYMVIITVFGVGFGEVGPMTPALRAFTMLVIVAGYVSVVYIVGGFIQMITEGEFNRALGARRMTREIANLKDHVIICGFGRIGQILARKLVEARIPFVVLDSNADRIAAAEARGYLVRLGNAADEVILENAGIERAKVVATVLPDDAINVFITLTARNLNPDLIIIARGEFPSTEKKLRQAGADHVVLPAEIGALRMSHIITHPASLNFVQENDGRKTLNELLAQIDLQMDELVIPAGSPLVGTSIGTIEVRGRGTFLVVALCRADGTTIIHPGRDLFLHEGDTVIVMGHQGDMPRFMANHTLKPQMQYRGARHRK, from the coding sequence ATGAGGCGATCGCTTAAAAATATCCTGACCGGGGTGATCTGTTTCCTGGTGATTGCCCTCATCGCCGTTGCAGGGTATGTCATCTCTGGTTGGAGCCTGATTGACGCCATCTATATGGTGATCATCACCGTCTTTGGGGTGGGCTTTGGTGAAGTTGGACCCATGACTCCGGCGCTGAGGGCATTTACAATGCTGGTCATTGTTGCCGGTTATGTGTCTGTTGTTTACATTGTGGGTGGATTCATCCAGATGATTACAGAGGGTGAGTTCAACAGAGCCTTGGGGGCAAGACGCATGACGCGAGAAATCGCAAACCTGAAAGATCACGTCATCATCTGTGGATTTGGGCGTATTGGGCAAATTCTGGCCCGTAAACTGGTCGAAGCCCGCATCCCCTTCGTGGTTCTGGACAGTAACGCCGATCGCATCGCTGCCGCCGAAGCCAGAGGGTACCTTGTCCGTCTGGGAAACGCTGCCGATGAAGTGATTCTGGAAAACGCCGGGATTGAACGGGCAAAGGTAGTGGCAACGGTTTTGCCGGACGATGCCATCAATGTATTCATCACGCTGACTGCCCGCAACCTCAACCCTGACCTGATCATCATCGCACGAGGTGAATTTCCCTCTACTGAAAAGAAACTGCGGCAGGCAGGGGCAGACCATGTGGTTTTGCCGGCAGAGATTGGTGCTTTGCGCATGTCTCACATCATCACTCACCCTGCCTCTCTCAACTTTGTGCAGGAGAATGATGGACGCAAGACGCTGAATGAACTGCTGGCTCAGATTGACCTGCAAATGGATGAACTGGTCATTCCAGCTGGGTCCCCGCTGGTGGGTACCAGCATCGGCACAATTGAAGTACGAGGCCGGGGCACATTTCTGGTCGTTGCCCTGTGCCGGGCCGATGGCACCACCATTATCCACCCCGGACGCGACCTCTTTCTCCATGAAGGGGACACAGTCATTGTCATGGGGCATCAAGGCGACATGCCCAGATTCATGGCAAACCATACCCTGAAACCCCAGATGCAGTATCGGGGAGCCAGGCATCGGAAGTAG
- a CDS encoding glycosyltransferase family 2 protein → MSDDHSPLVSIILVNYNGIAVIDPCLRSLQHFLHSVPYEVIIVDNCSTDGSAEFIEHHFPQFHLLRQTVNHGFGAGNNIGARIATGKFLLLLNTDTQLISDILLPLILLMKQHPEAGIIGPKLLNPDGSLQLSTAWAVSWKGEFKTRQRLKQYENPTHQRAILQRFEQCHEVDVVVGAALFIRKKLFDQLGGFDEQFFMYFEESDLCRRAQMLGWKILYTPEVSVIHVRGHSTDQISTRMMIEYRRSQLYYYLKHRPLWEQICLRLYLLVKFAIATLRSPHSTPPQLFQVLLNFRHYPLKGPR, encoded by the coding sequence ATGAGTGACGATCACAGCCCGCTGGTTTCAATTATTCTGGTCAACTACAATGGCATAGCCGTAATTGACCCGTGTTTGCGATCGCTTCAGCACTTTCTCCATTCAGTGCCTTACGAAGTCATTATTGTTGACAACTGCTCTACAGATGGAAGTGCCGAATTCATTGAGCACCACTTTCCCCAATTTCATCTGCTCAGGCAGACAGTCAATCACGGGTTTGGCGCAGGTAATAATATCGGAGCCAGGATTGCCACAGGCAAATTCTTGTTGCTGCTGAATACAGATACGCAACTGATCAGTGACATTTTGTTACCGTTGATCTTGCTGATGAAGCAGCATCCTGAGGCTGGCATCATTGGTCCCAAATTGCTCAACCCGGATGGCAGCTTGCAACTTTCTACTGCCTGGGCAGTTAGCTGGAAGGGAGAGTTTAAGACACGGCAACGCCTGAAACAGTACGAAAACCCCACCCATCAACGGGCGATTTTGCAGCGCTTTGAGCAGTGTCATGAAGTGGATGTGGTGGTTGGCGCTGCCTTGTTTATCAGAAAAAAACTATTTGACCAGCTTGGTGGATTTGACGAGCAGTTTTTTATGTATTTTGAAGAGTCTGACCTGTGTCGGCGTGCCCAAATGTTGGGCTGGAAAATCCTGTACACTCCTGAGGTTTCGGTTATCCATGTACGCGGGCATTCCACCGATCAAATTTCAACACGGATGATGATTGAATATCGGCGCAGCCAGCTTTATTACTACCTGAAACATCGTCCTCTGTGGGAACAAATCTGTTTAAGATTGTATCTACTGGTCAAGTTTGCGATCGCAACGTTGCGATCGCCCCATTCAACTCCACCTCAGTTATTTCAAGTACTACTGAACTTCAGGCACTATCCCCTCAAAGGTCCCCGATAG
- a CDS encoding pre-peptidase C-terminal domain-containing protein — protein sequence MEPFAQSTQTMLENPVTSGTIALSERSLPSLLANPLDAGSPSISSAASQSSLSGVASPPPLDGSLIQIQPLAQTLGILYGRSSLTGSLNAGNPYDVYRFELPALSSPAGFNLQGTGSLTLTSEALIVLVEDRNNNGRVDPGEVFEGSSTRPVQLPYRSGTTYYAIAYSPGGDLNYTLTLEADFAGNMLSTAVELGTLYARQSFQDFIGGTDQEDYYRFSIDEPGNLTLRLEGLTADANLQLVQDRNNNGFIEDNEILQVSANPGAAAEIITRQITPGIYFVRVLADSDQGTNYTLTLDLAQAGNSLSDARLLRFFDDTQSFFGFLDSTAPEDYYQFEVFTDSNLSLVLNGRSDRVTAQLIQDLNGNGTVEADEILATSVNQTGTLVDTLSRPLAAGIYFVRVLAPTPNASTNYQIDLSVTRQDQAGNDLASAQEIGVSAIPSPFTGWVDSTDANDYYRFSLLNASTVNLTLDSLSADANLQLIQDLNQDGIVDSNEILRTSANPGLAPESISQFLEPGDYFIRVYVGSGSTNYRLTVAALPVLDQAGNTLNDARLIALNSTASSFTDRVGNGDEDYYRFTIAANGTTFNLLLDDLQADAIAELIQDLNNDGIVDANEVLQTAVSINPTTKTLNRELDSGTYFVRIAAATPVSTSYRLSVSLDRAGNTPDLARPIPASDTPLFFSDWVGPADPIDYYQISLSRPSDLSLSLSGLSADVRFRLLDSSGALIRDSILNPDGTRSLNQTQLTGTGWIEVSSLRGSTSYTLQVAAPPVDNAGNSLASALDLGSLRGSQNFNDFVGNIDPRDYYRFSLNTPGTLTAQLTGLNADASLFLIQDRNNNGQVDGDDIIQFDTSPGAIAKSLTQVLETGTYFILVQQGTTNANTDYSLTLTVDQAGNTLEAARPIAVDTANRSFSDFISETGTDTSDYYRFSLDSNQTLSLALTTFNQRAAVQLIQDRNGNGIVDPDEILLTQETTGTAPISFSQPLEAGTYWLRVLPTTGDANYTLTVSTGPIDWFGLNLRDLDVIELARTAFTNGEIDHNETLTILRSTQDGGIVTRTELADLRLLVGNGQSLGMPDHVRILADRVVNGSVANQFFQGEPLGNLADSGDSATRMELLIRKWFLGQDRPLAQSSDGQITYTYRLASGSLFQNGIRYTDIRQGDLANAYLLAALAATALRSPDVIQTMFIDNGDDTYTVRFYNNGVADYVTVDRYLPVTAVGTFAYAGFDTFYNVSTNELWVALAEKAYAQMNELGWLGQDNTNSYQGIASGLETIAVQQITNRATTERLPLNLAALGSAFNAGELVFVKSNPVTVAPNIVPDQEYVVVDYDSTTQFVTLFNPWGTGDRRLEGSSRPGIVTLSESELIASFAFLSFTRDPSAVPLL from the coding sequence ATGGAACCCTTTGCTCAATCTACCCAAACGATGCTGGAAAATCCAGTCACCAGCGGGACCATCGCTCTATCGGAGCGATCGCTGCCATCCCTGTTAGCCAATCCCCTCGATGCTGGCTCCCCATCCATCTCCAGTGCTGCCAGCCAGTCAAGTCTCAGTGGAGTTGCTTCTCCGCCTCCCCTCGATGGTTCCCTGATTCAAATTCAGCCGCTGGCACAGACGTTGGGCATCCTTTACGGGCGGTCAAGCCTGACCGGTAGCCTGAACGCAGGCAATCCCTACGATGTCTATCGGTTTGAGTTACCCGCCCTGTCCAGTCCTGCGGGTTTCAATCTCCAGGGCACTGGTAGCCTCACCCTGACTTCAGAGGCACTGATTGTCCTGGTGGAAGACCGCAACAATAACGGTCGAGTAGACCCCGGTGAAGTATTCGAGGGGTCCAGTACCCGTCCGGTGCAGCTTCCCTATCGGTCGGGCACCACCTACTATGCGATCGCCTACTCACCGGGCGGCGACCTCAACTACACCCTCACCCTGGAGGCGGATTTTGCTGGAAACATGCTGTCCACCGCTGTTGAACTGGGCACCCTGTACGCCCGGCAATCGTTTCAGGATTTCATTGGCGGCACCGACCAGGAAGACTATTACCGCTTTAGCATTGATGAACCTGGCAATCTTACCCTGCGGCTGGAAGGATTGACCGCCGATGCCAATCTGCAACTTGTCCAAGACCGCAATAACAACGGGTTCATTGAAGACAACGAGATTCTACAGGTTTCAGCCAATCCCGGTGCAGCCGCAGAAATCATTACCCGGCAAATTACCCCCGGTATCTATTTTGTCCGTGTCCTGGCAGACTCAGACCAGGGAACAAACTATACCCTCACGCTGGATCTAGCACAGGCAGGGAACAGCCTTAGCGATGCCCGCCTGCTTCGTTTTTTTGATGATACCCAATCTTTCTTTGGCTTCCTGGACAGCACTGCCCCAGAAGATTACTACCAGTTTGAGGTGTTTACAGACAGTAACCTCAGCCTGGTTTTGAATGGCAGGAGCGATCGCGTCACCGCCCAACTGATCCAGGACTTGAATGGCAACGGTACCGTCGAAGCGGATGAAATTCTGGCAACGTCGGTGAACCAGACAGGCACCCTGGTCGATACCCTCAGCCGTCCCCTGGCAGCAGGTATTTATTTTGTTCGGGTACTTGCCCCTACCCCCAATGCGTCCACCAACTACCAGATTGACCTGTCCGTCACCCGCCAGGACCAGGCAGGAAATGACCTGGCAAGTGCTCAGGAGATTGGAGTTTCTGCCATCCCCTCCCCCTTTACAGGCTGGGTAGACAGCACAGACGCCAACGACTACTACCGCTTCAGTCTGCTGAATGCCAGCACAGTCAATCTCACCCTGGATTCGTTGAGTGCGGATGCCAATCTGCAACTGATTCAGGATTTGAATCAGGATGGCATTGTGGACAGCAATGAAATCCTGCGAACATCAGCCAATCCTGGTCTGGCACCGGAATCCATCAGCCAGTTTTTAGAACCAGGAGACTACTTCATCCGGGTTTATGTGGGTAGCGGTAGCACCAACTATCGGCTAACCGTAGCAGCCCTGCCCGTCCTGGATCAGGCAGGCAACACCCTGAATGATGCCCGGTTAATTGCCCTCAACTCGACTGCCAGTAGCTTTACAGACCGGGTTGGTAATGGAGATGAGGACTATTACCGATTTACGATTGCCGCCAATGGCACCACCTTTAACCTGCTGCTGGATGATTTGCAGGCGGATGCGATCGCCGAATTGATTCAGGATCTCAACAATGATGGCATTGTTGACGCCAATGAGGTTTTGCAAACGGCAGTCAGCATCAATCCCACAACGAAAACCCTCAACCGTGAACTGGATAGCGGCACCTACTTTGTCCGAATTGCCGCTGCCACTCCTGTCAGTACCAGCTATCGTCTCAGTGTGTCTCTGGATCGGGCAGGGAATACTCCCGACCTTGCTCGCCCGATTCCAGCCAGTGATACCCCCCTCTTCTTCAGTGATTGGGTTGGTCCGGCAGACCCGATTGATTATTACCAGATCAGCCTGAGCAGACCCAGTGACCTGAGCCTGAGTCTGAGTGGTTTGAGCGCCGATGTCCGTTTTCGATTGCTGGATAGCTCTGGTGCCCTGATTCGGGATTCGATCCTGAACCCGGACGGCACGCGATCGCTGAACCAGACCCAGTTAACTGGCACTGGCTGGATCGAAGTGTCCTCCCTCCGTGGCAGCACCAGCTACACGCTGCAAGTAGCGGCTCCACCCGTGGATAATGCTGGCAACAGTCTTGCCAGTGCCCTTGATCTGGGTTCCCTCCGCGGTTCCCAGAACTTCAATGATTTTGTAGGCAACATCGACCCCAGGGACTACTATCGCTTTAGTCTGAATACTCCTGGCACACTCACTGCCCAACTGACGGGATTGAATGCCGATGCCAGTTTGTTTCTGATTCAAGACCGTAACAATAATGGGCAGGTAGATGGAGATGACATTATCCAGTTCGATACCAGTCCGGGGGCGATCGCAAAATCCCTGACCCAGGTGCTGGAGACAGGCACCTACTTTATTCTCGTCCAGCAGGGAACTACCAACGCCAATACGGATTACAGCCTGACCCTGACAGTAGACCAGGCAGGCAATACCCTGGAGGCTGCCCGGCCAATTGCTGTAGACACTGCCAATCGCAGTTTCAGCGATTTCATCAGCGAAACCGGAACCGATACCAGTGATTACTATCGGTTTAGCCTGGACAGTAACCAGACCCTCAGTCTGGCATTGACCACCTTCAACCAACGGGCTGCCGTGCAACTGATCCAGGACCGGAATGGAAACGGCATCGTTGACCCTGACGAGATTCTGCTGACCCAGGAAACCACAGGCACAGCCCCCATCTCCTTCAGTCAACCCCTGGAAGCAGGCACCTACTGGCTGCGAGTCCTGCCAACCACAGGCGACGCCAATTACACCCTGACCGTCAGCACTGGACCGATTGACTGGTTTGGGCTAAACCTGCGCGATCTGGACGTGATCGAGCTTGCCCGGACGGCCTTTACGAATGGCGAAATTGACCACAACGAAACCCTTACCATTCTGCGCAGTACACAGGATGGTGGCATCGTTACCCGGACAGAACTGGCAGATTTGCGTCTGCTGGTGGGTAACGGTCAGTCGTTGGGAATGCCAGATCATGTGCGAATCCTGGCGGACCGGGTGGTGAACGGAAGCGTTGCCAATCAGTTTTTCCAGGGTGAACCACTGGGTAATCTGGCAGACAGTGGCGACTCCGCCACTCGAATGGAGTTATTGATTCGGAAATGGTTTCTGGGTCAGGATCGCCCCCTGGCCCAGTCTTCCGATGGTCAAATTACTTACACCTATCGGCTTGCCAGCGGCTCCCTGTTCCAGAATGGCATCCGCTACACCGATATCCGTCAGGGCGATCTGGCGAATGCCTATCTGCTGGCGGCACTGGCTGCCACCGCGCTGCGATCGCCCGATGTGATCCAGACAATGTTCATCGATAACGGAGATGACACCTATACCGTACGCTTTTACAACAATGGAGTAGCGGACTACGTCACCGTTGATCGCTACCTGCCTGTTACGGCAGTGGGTACCTTTGCCTACGCCGGATTCGATACCTTCTATAACGTCAGCACCAATGAACTGTGGGTTGCCCTGGCAGAAAAAGCCTATGCTCAGATGAACGAACTGGGCTGGCTGGGGCAGGATAACACAAACTCCTACCAGGGCATTGCCTCTGGCCTGGAAACCATTGCCGTCCAGCAAATCACCAATCGGGCAACGACCGAACGACTCCCGCTCAACCTTGCCGCTTTAGGGAGTGCCTTCAACGCAGGAGAGTTGGTATTTGTCAAATCGAATCCTGTTACGGTGGCACCCAATATCGTCCCTGACCAGGAATATGTTGTCGTTGACTATGACTCCACGACTCAATTCGTCACCCTGTTTAACCCCTGGGGGACGGGCGATCGCCGATTAGAAGGCAGCAGCCGTCCCGGTATTGTGACCCTGAGCGAAAGCGAGTTAATTGCCAGCTTTGCTTTCCTGTCCTTCACCCGTGACCCATCTGCCGTTCCGCTTTTGTAA
- a CDS encoding PEP-CTERM sorting domain-containing protein (PEP-CTERM proteins occur, often in large numbers, in the proteomes of bacteria that also encode an exosortase, a predicted intramembrane cysteine proteinase. The presence of a PEP-CTERM domain at a protein's C-terminus predicts cleavage within the sorting domain, followed by covalent anchoring to some some component of the (usually Gram-negative) cell surface. Many PEP-CTERM proteins exhibit an unusual sequence composition that includes large numbers of potential glycosylation sites. Expression of one such protein has been shown restore the ability of a bacterium to form floc, a type of biofilm.), whose translation MLNRFYRLAIVTASTLLGVTTIPISSALAYNFSFSLDFDSSGTLTGELAGSDRDGNGQLDGNEFTAFSALFQGSEPGFETIAWGLTDLAPFSFFVTPNFYSFWVTNSTAGPGGAGWRSNSTLGETVVGFAFTPDSIAGRYFSEETLSFGSPAEAIPEPGVIGGLAIAGLGMASARHRQKKNQQAR comes from the coding sequence GTGCTAAATCGGTTTTATCGGCTCGCAATTGTGACTGCCAGCACTCTCTTGGGGGTCACGACCATCCCCATCAGTTCTGCCCTTGCCTACAACTTTTCCTTTAGTCTGGACTTTGACAGCAGTGGAACCCTGACCGGAGAATTGGCTGGCAGTGATAGGGATGGCAATGGTCAGTTAGATGGCAACGAATTTACAGCATTTTCTGCCCTGTTCCAGGGGAGCGAACCAGGATTTGAAACGATTGCCTGGGGACTGACAGACCTGGCACCTTTCAGTTTTTTTGTCACACCCAATTTCTATAGCTTCTGGGTCACCAATTCTACTGCTGGTCCAGGAGGGGCGGGTTGGAGAAGTAATAGCACACTCGGTGAAACGGTGGTTGGTTTCGCTTTCACCCCAGATAGCATTGCCGGGCGCTATTTTTCTGAGGAGACCCTATCCTTTGGGAGTCCGGCTGAGGCCATTCCGGAACCGGGCGTGATCGGTGGCCTGGCGATCGCAGGTCTGGGGATGGCATCTGCCCGTCATCGGCAGAAGAAAAACCAGCAGGCTCGATAG
- a CDS encoding DUF6816 family protein has translation MTLFTQLLSFAGFLPRCWFASVGCWLLTWLLWTGPAAAGPLADRLAAFPKWDSKPLVQSVDGDLVYPDWFQGTWEMTSTLVDLLAPLAPEITTPGFDSNRQYLNQPVICRVRFVPARFLPGNPRLLPLPPPLKSLTQAPIVADRAFNGLNLARAYLGDRAVLAVEVDSTNPNRQMTTLSGGRQLISIISGRATEMDENHRFSSGDSPRFITTELFQQVFRGSSQPYLNQVETTTAYQYLPAKNPTILADQVTAIYLSPQDPQYFQAGNHPVALYRYRLEFSPQNH, from the coding sequence ATGACACTTTTTACACAGCTTTTATCGTTTGCAGGGTTTTTGCCTCGGTGCTGGTTTGCATCTGTCGGCTGTTGGCTGTTGACCTGGTTGCTCTGGACAGGTCCAGCGGCGGCAGGTCCGCTGGCTGACCGTCTGGCGGCGTTTCCCAAATGGGACAGCAAACCATTGGTGCAGTCAGTAGATGGTGATCTGGTTTACCCTGACTGGTTTCAGGGCACCTGGGAAATGACCAGCACCCTGGTCGATTTGCTGGCTCCCCTGGCACCAGAGATTACGACTCCGGGGTTTGACAGTAACCGGCAATACTTGAATCAACCTGTGATTTGCCGGGTCAGGTTTGTTCCAGCTCGTTTTCTCCCTGGAAATCCCAGACTATTGCCCTTACCCCCACCGCTGAAGTCATTGACCCAGGCTCCCATTGTGGCCGATCGCGCCTTTAATGGGCTGAATCTGGCGAGGGCATACCTGGGCGATCGGGCAGTCCTGGCAGTCGAAGTTGATTCCACAAACCCCAACCGTCAAATGACTACTCTGAGTGGAGGGCGTCAGTTAATTTCCATCATCTCTGGCCGGGCAACCGAGATGGATGAGAATCATCGTTTCTCCAGTGGTGACTCACCTCGCTTCATTACTACTGAACTCTTCCAGCAGGTTTTTCGGGGCAGTTCCCAACCTTACCTGAACCAGGTAGAAACCACGACTGCCTATCAGTATTTGCCAGCTAAAAATCCAACCATTTTGGCAGATCAGGTGACCGCTATTTATCTTTCTCCTCAGGATCCTCAATACTTCCAGGCAGGTAATCACCCGGTTGCTCTCTACCGCTATCGCCTGGAGTTTTCGCCTCAGAACCATTGA
- a CDS encoding glycosyltransferase family 2 protein encodes MNTPVHNLRLEAFTVAAYITAYEDAEALNACVAAIQTQTFAVAQILIVDNSEHPLVLTPCLQNNDTILIWSHPENLGIAGGLELAFNWADRQGYDFLWTFDQDSTPEPDCLARLLETYIHLVKQDCNPGIVAPAAIDSRTGQIVQPSRFLGDRFRGFQPSDPTISYECDAPITSGSLVQMRAARQIPPPDRNLFMDGIDLDYGLRLRKAGFQNFVVPAARMYHRFGTPLQIELFGWKRVFQCYSPLRYYYICRNQTYLELRHATGVYRFTCFLRRINYLALTICKILVLDPESKAHKINACLTGTYHGLIGKLGKCW; translated from the coding sequence GTGAACACTCCAGTCCATAATTTACGTCTTGAAGCTTTCACAGTTGCGGCTTACATCACAGCCTATGAGGATGCTGAGGCGCTGAATGCCTGTGTTGCTGCCATCCAGACTCAGACCTTTGCTGTTGCCCAAATTTTGATTGTGGATAATTCTGAGCACCCCCTTGTGCTCACTCCATGCTTGCAAAACAATGACACCATTCTGATCTGGTCCCATCCTGAAAACCTGGGGATTGCGGGCGGTCTAGAGCTTGCTTTCAACTGGGCAGACAGGCAAGGATATGACTTCCTCTGGACCTTTGACCAGGACAGTACACCTGAGCCAGACTGTCTCGCCCGTCTGCTGGAAACATACATTCATCTGGTCAAGCAAGACTGTAATCCTGGGATTGTTGCTCCCGCTGCAATCGATAGCAGGACAGGGCAAATCGTCCAACCCAGCCGGTTTCTGGGCGATCGCTTTCGGGGATTCCAGCCGTCTGACCCTACCATTTCTTATGAATGTGATGCTCCCATTACCTCAGGTTCGCTGGTGCAGATGAGGGCAGCAAGGCAGATTCCACCACCAGACCGGAACCTGTTTATGGACGGAATTGATCTGGACTATGGATTGAGGTTACGCAAAGCGGGCTTTCAAAATTTTGTGGTTCCCGCTGCCCGTATGTATCATCGCTTTGGTACTCCCCTTCAAATAGAATTGTTTGGCTGGAAAAGAGTCTTTCAATGTTACTCACCGTTGCGGTATTACTACATTTGTCGAAACCAGACCTACCTTGAATTGCGCCATGCAACAGGAGTCTATCGATTCACTTGCTTCCTCCGCCGGATCAACTATTTAGCGCTGACCATTTGCAAAATTCTGGTGCTGGATCCTGAATCGAAAGCCCATAAAATCAATGCCTGCCTGACAGGCACCTATCACGGACTGATTGGCAAATTGGGCAAGTGCTGGTAG
- a CDS encoding SDR family oxidoreductase, translating into MQKLLITGASGFLGWNLCQVAAPAWEIYGTYFSRSTPIAGTTLLKVDLRQFQDLKNLFQTVRPDAVIHLAAQARLDRCQQEPEDSHLLNVTLAGNVAGLCADFAIPCVFTSTDQVFDGLNPPYRETDPVSPIQRYGEQKALAETEVLNRYPKTAVCRMPLMFGAVPPTASSFLQPFIQTLREGKELNLFVDEIRTPVSGTTAARGLLLALQTVQGLLHLGGRERISRYDFGRLMVEVLDLPATGIKPSRQQDFETSAPRPPDVSLDSSKAFALGYNPLSLREELSQLKGNV; encoded by the coding sequence ATGCAAAAACTCCTGATTACAGGAGCCAGTGGCTTTCTTGGCTGGAATCTTTGCCAGGTGGCTGCTCCTGCCTGGGAAATCTATGGCACCTATTTCTCCCGTTCTACCCCAATTGCGGGAACAACCCTGCTCAAAGTTGATTTACGCCAGTTTCAGGATTTGAAAAACCTGTTCCAGACCGTTCGACCGGATGCGGTCATTCACCTGGCAGCCCAGGCAAGGCTCGATCGCTGCCAGCAAGAACCGGAGGACTCCCATTTACTCAACGTCACCCTTGCCGGCAACGTTGCTGGTTTATGTGCTGACTTTGCCATTCCCTGCGTGTTTACCTCAACCGATCAGGTGTTTGATGGCTTAAATCCACCCTACCGGGAAACTGACCCTGTGTCGCCGATTCAGCGCTACGGCGAACAAAAAGCCCTGGCAGAAACAGAAGTGCTGAACCGCTATCCCAAAACTGCGGTCTGTCGGATGCCCCTGATGTTTGGGGCAGTTCCTCCGACTGCCAGCAGCTTCCTGCAACCCTTCATCCAAACGTTGAGGGAGGGTAAAGAACTGAACCTGTTTGTAGACGAAATCCGCACGCCGGTCAGTGGTACAACGGCTGCCAGGGGGCTACTACTGGCACTCCAAACTGTCCAGGGATTGCTCCACCTGGGTGGCAGAGAACGCATCTCCCGCTACGACTTTGGCCGGTTAATGGTAGAAGTTCTTGACCTGCCGGCTACAGGAATCAAACCGTCTCGCCAGCAAGACTTTGAGACATCGGCTCCCCGTCCACCAGATGTCTCCCTGGACAGCTCTAAGGCATTTGCGCTGGGCTATAATCCCCTCTCGCTGCGAGAAGAATTAAGCCAGTTGAAGGGCAACGTGTAA
- the queG gene encoding tRNA epoxyqueuosine(34) reductase QueG, with the protein MEISLQIKQKALELGFHKVGIAVIADDSGSDRRGLLSWLAQGYHADMTWMENPKRQDVRLVMPEARSLISVAMNYYTNHARPQGPQYARISRYGWGRDYHKVLHQRLKTLATWIEAQGDNIQTRYYADTGPVQDKVWAQRAGIGWIAKNGNLITREYGSWVFLGEVLTNLPLIPDRPHTAHCGTCTRCIDACPTQAIRQPAVIDSNRCIAYHTIENRAAELPAAIAAHLHGWVAGCDICQDVCPWNQRFAKPTDIAEFQPDPWKVSPTLAELADLSDEEHTRHFTGSALKRIKPWMLRRNARALWQS; encoded by the coding sequence ATGGAAATTAGCCTCCAAATCAAGCAAAAAGCTCTGGAACTGGGATTTCATAAGGTTGGAATTGCGGTTATAGCAGATGATTCCGGGTCAGATCGCCGTGGCTTATTGTCCTGGCTGGCGCAGGGCTATCATGCTGATATGACCTGGATGGAAAATCCTAAACGCCAGGATGTCCGGTTGGTCATGCCAGAAGCGCGATCGCTGATCAGTGTTGCAATGAACTACTACACAAATCATGCCAGACCGCAAGGGCCGCAATACGCTAGGATTTCTCGCTATGGTTGGGGGCGGGACTACCACAAAGTCCTGCATCAGCGGTTAAAAACACTGGCAACCTGGATAGAAGCCCAGGGTGACAACATTCAAACCCGTTACTATGCCGATACGGGTCCCGTTCAGGATAAGGTCTGGGCACAGCGGGCGGGCATTGGCTGGATTGCCAAGAACGGCAACCTGATTACACGAGAGTATGGTTCCTGGGTCTTTTTGGGCGAAGTGCTTACCAATTTGCCCCTCATACCCGATCGCCCCCATACTGCCCACTGTGGCACCTGCACCCGTTGTATAGATGCCTGTCCTACCCAGGCAATTCGCCAACCCGCGGTCATTGACTCCAATCGCTGCATTGCCTATCACACGATTGAAAACCGGGCAGCGGAATTACCCGCCGCGATCGCCGCCCACCTGCATGGTTGGGTGGCTGGCTGTGACATCTGCCAGGACGTTTGCCCCTGGAACCAGCGCTTCGCCAAACCTACTGATATTGCTGAGTTTCAGCCCGACCCCTGGAAAGTCAGCCCAACCCTGGCTGAACTTGCGGATCTGTCTGATGAAGAGCATACCCGACACTTCACAGGTTCTGCCCTGAAACGCATTAAACCGTGGATGCTCCGCCGGAATGCTCGTGCTTTGTGGCAATCCTGA